The proteins below come from a single Oncorhynchus keta strain PuntledgeMale-10-30-2019 chromosome 32, Oket_V2, whole genome shotgun sequence genomic window:
- the LOC118365563 gene encoding sphingosine 1-phosphate receptor 1-like: MEASHAAYAAVAAPTVVPMSHSAGYLLRMFHEYQSNAVIREHYNYTGKLKENKYKDGLKPEAIAFLLICLLIVLENAVVLLAIWKNKKFHLPMYYLLGNLTLSDLLAGFTYMVNIVTSGANTLKMTPVLWFLREGGVFITLAASVISLLAIAIERHVTMVRMKPYQGAKRGRMFALIGASWVLSVFLGVLPVLGWNCMGRLDQCSTVLPLFAKSYILFFITVFTAVLLAIVVLYVRIFHTVKSNTKHLGSGSQRKGLARKSQKYMALLKTVTIVLGVFIVCWLPLFILLLLDFCCPARSCQVLFKADYFLGIAMINSLLNPIIYTLTSKDMRRAILRLLCRRCLLTKDGQVKKIGMSFLECSTSKTEAPSHRLEGLEITVSSANFTPSTIKAIYPRMSKT, encoded by the coding sequence ATGGAAGCATCGCATGCTGCTTACGCTGCTGTTGCTGCCCCCACTGTGGTTCCCATGTCCCACTCGGCAGGGTACCTGCTCCGGATGTTCCACGAGTACCAGAGCAATGCTGTCATCAGAGAACACTACAACTACACAGGCAAACTGAAGGAGAACAAGTACAAGGATGGACTAAAGCCAGAGGCCATAGCCTTCCTGCTGATCTGCTTGCTCATAGTGCTGGAGAATGCTGTGGTGCTGTTGGCCATCTGGAAGAATAAGAAATTCCATCTGCCCATGTACTATCTGTTAGGCAACCTAACACTCTCAGACCTGCTAGCAGGCTTCACCTACATGGTGAACATTGTGACTTCAGGGGCCAACACTTTAAAGATGACCCCTGTGCTGTGGTTCCTGAGGGAGGGGGGGGTCTTCATAACACTGGCTGCCTCCGTCATCAGCCTCCTGGCCATCGCCATTGAGCGCCACGTCACCATGGTGAGGATGAAGCCCTACCAGGGGGCCAAGCGAGGCCGGATGTTTGCCCTGATCGGGGCCAGCTGggttctgtcagtgttcctggGGGTTCTGCCCGTCCTGGGTTGGAACTGTATGGGCCGTCTAGACCAGTGCTCCACTGTCCTGCCGCTCTTTGCCAAAAGCTACATCCTCTTCTTCATCACCGTGTTCACCGCTGTGCTGCTGGCCATCGTGGTGCTTTATGTGCGCATCTTCCACACTGTCAAGTCCAACACAAAGCACCTGGGCTCTGGCTCGCAGCGCAAAGGCCTGGCCCGCAAGTCCCAGAAGTACATGGCCCTGCTGAAGACCGTCACCATCGTGCTGGGTGTCTTCATCGTCTGCTGGCtgcctctcttcatcctcctcttgcTGGACTTCTGCTGCCCGGCACGGAGCTGCCAGGTGCTCTTCAAGGCGGACTACTTCCTGGGCATCGCCATGATCAACTCTCTCCTCAATCCCATCATCTATACACTGACCAGTAAGGACATGAGGAGGGCCATCCTGAGGCTGCTGTGTCGACGCTGCCTCCTCACCAAGGATGGCCAGGTGAAGAAAATAGGGATGTCCTTTCTGGAGTGCAGTACCAGTAAGACTGAAGCACCCTCCCATAGGCTGGAGGGCCTGGAGATCACAGTCTCTTCTGCCAACTTCACCCCTTCCACTATTAAAGCCATCTACCCCAGGATGTCAAAGACATGA